A stretch of Usitatibacter palustris DNA encodes these proteins:
- the nrdD gene encoding anaerobic ribonucleoside-triphosphate reductase has translation MQKDDVVLDDTERQPCEVWTRVMGYHRPAASFNTGKKGEYEERTYFREAQGGTGR, from the coding sequence ATGCAAAAGGATGACGTCGTCCTCGACGACACCGAACGCCAGCCGTGCGAAGTGTGGACGCGCGTGATGGGTTACCACCGCCCGGCCGCGTCGTTCAACACCGGCAAGAAAGGGGAGTACGAAGAACGCACCTACTTCCGCGAGGCCCAGGGTGGCACTGGCCGGTAG
- a CDS encoding anaerobic ribonucleoside-triphosphate reductase activating protein has translation MDFPGRVSTVVFVQGCPWRCGYCHNPHLQPRSGRDTGWASVRSLLARRRGLVDAVVFSGGEPTSDPALVPAIKEVREQGFAAGLHTAGIYPPRLERALREVDWVGIDVKAPFERYAAVTGVAGSGVAARKSLQAVLDADCAYEVRMTLHPALATAGDVRELAGSLVAMGVRHFALQRFRSRGCANPAMRTGARAWEPDAALLAELTAAFPSFTYRDAA, from the coding sequence GTGGACTTTCCCGGTCGCGTGAGCACCGTCGTGTTCGTCCAGGGCTGCCCCTGGCGCTGCGGCTACTGCCACAACCCGCACCTGCAGCCGCGCTCGGGCCGCGACACGGGCTGGGCGTCGGTGCGCTCGCTGCTCGCGCGCCGCCGGGGGCTCGTCGATGCCGTCGTGTTCAGCGGCGGCGAGCCCACGTCCGATCCCGCGCTTGTCCCGGCGATCAAGGAAGTGCGCGAGCAGGGCTTCGCCGCGGGGCTGCATACGGCGGGGATCTACCCGCCGCGCCTGGAGCGCGCGCTGCGCGAAGTCGATTGGGTGGGCATCGACGTGAAGGCCCCGTTCGAACGCTACGCGGCGGTGACGGGCGTCGCCGGCAGTGGGGTGGCGGCTCGCAAGAGCCTGCAGGCCGTGCTCGATGCCGACTGCGCCTACGAAGTTCGCATGACGCTGCATCCGGCGCTGGCCACGGCCGGCGACGTGCGCGAGCTCGCGGGCTCGCTCGTGGCGATGGGCGTGCGTCATTTCGCGCTGCAGCGCTTTCGTTCGCGGGGCTGCGCGAATCCGGCGATGCGCACGGGCGCGCGCGCCTGGGAACCCGACGCGGCGCTGCTCGCCGAGCTCACGGCGGCGTTTCCCTCCTTCACGTATCGGGACGCGGCATGA
- a CDS encoding helix-turn-helix domain-containing protein, with protein sequence MLATVLQRVDPMSAPAPRKKNVIAHLSTPCTTCKMRELCLPCGLGGLAAELDDAGYTRKRVKRGEALLRAGSEFDAIYAVRSGFFKSSVVLEDGRDQVTGFSMAGEILGLDGIGGGQHGADAIALEDSEVCIIPAARLDDVSLQRQLRKVMSRELVRDQGVMTLLGTMRAEERLAAFLINLSQRFLARGFSPSEFHLRMTRDEIGSYLGLSLETVSRLFSRFQDDGYLAVQQKHVRILDVAGLRAAMLQPNH encoded by the coding sequence ATGCTTGCCACCGTCCTGCAGCGAGTCGACCCCATGAGCGCCCCCGCACCCCGCAAGAAGAACGTGATCGCCCACCTGAGCACCCCGTGCACGACCTGCAAGATGCGGGAGCTCTGCCTGCCCTGCGGCTTGGGCGGGCTCGCGGCCGAGCTCGACGACGCGGGCTACACCCGCAAGCGCGTCAAGCGCGGCGAGGCGCTCTTGCGCGCCGGCAGCGAATTCGACGCGATCTACGCGGTGCGCAGCGGCTTCTTCAAGAGCAGCGTCGTGCTCGAGGACGGGCGCGACCAGGTGACCGGCTTCTCGATGGCCGGCGAGATCCTCGGCCTCGACGGCATCGGCGGCGGCCAGCACGGCGCCGATGCGATCGCGCTGGAGGACAGCGAGGTCTGCATCATCCCGGCCGCGCGCCTGGACGACGTGTCGCTGCAGCGGCAGCTTCGCAAGGTGATGAGCCGCGAGCTGGTTCGCGACCAGGGCGTGATGACGCTCCTCGGGACGATGCGCGCCGAAGAGCGCCTCGCCGCCTTCCTGATCAATCTGTCGCAGCGCTTCCTCGCGCGCGGGTTCTCGCCGAGCGAGTTCCACCTCCGGATGACGCGCGACGAGATCGGCAGCTATCTCGGCCTGTCGCTCGAGACCGTGAGCCGCCTCTTCTCGCGCTTCCAGGACGACGGGTATCTCGCCGTCCAGCAGAAACACGTACGCATTCTCGATGTCGCGGGACTGCGCGCCGCCATGTTGCAACCCAACCACTGA
- a CDS encoding hemerythrin domain-containing protein, giving the protein MMKELLLTPTAGFDSPLEVLHACHERITRHYELIVRIAGHVVEHGADDEAREAARTALRFFAVAGRNHHLDEEEDLFPALVAVASSESAETVRSLVARLRYEHETLDALWAPVREGLEAIAGGLDGAPVTPADAGRLAQAYAQHIAQEEGLLIPLARHLLGAAELERLGRSMEARRRAK; this is encoded by the coding sequence ATGATGAAAGAACTCCTGCTCACACCGACCGCCGGATTCGATTCACCGCTCGAAGTGCTGCACGCTTGCCACGAGCGCATCACGCGCCACTACGAACTGATCGTGCGTATCGCCGGCCACGTCGTCGAGCACGGCGCGGACGACGAAGCGCGGGAAGCCGCGCGCACGGCACTTCGCTTCTTCGCGGTCGCGGGCCGCAACCACCATCTCGACGAGGAAGAGGATCTCTTTCCCGCCCTGGTGGCCGTGGCCTCGTCCGAATCCGCCGAGACCGTGCGCTCGCTCGTTGCACGCTTGCGTTACGAACACGAAACGCTCGACGCGTTGTGGGCGCCGGTGCGCGAGGGCCTGGAGGCGATAGCGGGCGGGCTCGATGGCGCCCCCGTCACGCCCGCCGATGCCGGGCGCCTCGCCCAGGCCTACGCCCAGCACATCGCGCAGGAGGAAGGCCTCCTCATTCCGCTGGCGCGCCATCTCCTGGGCGCTGCGGAGCTCGAGCGCCTCGGCCGCTCGATGGAAGCGCGCCGCCGCGCGAAATAA
- a CDS encoding PAS domain-containing sensor histidine kinase: MTAIKPPALSFTEARLRGIVESAMDAIITVDEAQRIVLFNAAAESVFGCPREQAIGSSLSRFIPERFRGDHEAHVQRFGEAGVSSRRMGSQRIVLGLRSDGQEFPIEASISHVSEDGHRFYTVILRDVTQRWLAEKALSASREEVREFALAASTAREQEKSRFARELHDELGQALTALKIDVSWLRESLMGAPDAVKAKLAAMQLLLDGTVAAARRISSDLRPLMLDDLGLAAACDWLAENFRSRTGLACELVLGEGDLDLPDPWATAVFRVLQESLTNVTKHSGATQVEVTLVRVAGEVVLTVHDNGRGFSISDPRKPGSQGLTSLRERASLLHGTAIVESTPGRGTLIELRLPVRDAEERR; encoded by the coding sequence TTGACCGCGATCAAACCCCCGGCCCTCTCCTTCACCGAAGCGCGGCTGCGCGGCATCGTCGAGTCCGCGATGGACGCGATCATCACCGTCGACGAAGCCCAGCGGATCGTGCTCTTCAACGCCGCCGCCGAATCGGTGTTCGGCTGCCCGCGCGAGCAGGCGATCGGCTCGTCGCTCTCCCGGTTCATCCCCGAGCGCTTCCGCGGGGACCACGAGGCGCATGTGCAACGATTCGGCGAAGCGGGCGTCTCCTCGCGCCGCATGGGCTCGCAGCGCATCGTGCTGGGCCTGCGCAGCGACGGCCAGGAGTTCCCCATCGAGGCCTCGATCTCGCACGTCTCCGAGGACGGCCACCGCTTCTATACGGTGATCCTGCGCGACGTCACGCAGCGCTGGCTCGCCGAGAAGGCGCTGAGCGCCTCGCGCGAAGAGGTGCGCGAGTTCGCCCTCGCGGCGAGCACGGCGCGCGAGCAGGAGAAGAGCCGCTTCGCCCGCGAGCTGCACGACGAGCTCGGCCAGGCGCTCACGGCGCTGAAGATCGACGTGTCGTGGCTCCGCGAATCGCTTATGGGAGCCCCGGACGCGGTGAAGGCGAAGCTCGCCGCCATGCAGTTGCTGCTCGACGGCACCGTGGCCGCGGCCCGCCGCATCTCCTCGGATCTGCGCCCACTGATGCTCGACGACCTGGGGCTCGCGGCCGCCTGCGATTGGCTCGCGGAGAATTTTCGCAGCCGCACCGGCCTCGCCTGCGAGCTCGTGCTGGGCGAAGGCGACCTCGACCTCCCCGATCCGTGGGCCACCGCCGTCTTCCGCGTGCTCCAGGAATCGCTCACGAACGTGACCAAGCACTCGGGCGCCACGCAGGTCGAGGTGACGCTGGTGCGCGTGGCCGGAGAAGTCGTCCTCACGGTGCACGACAATGGCCGCGGGTTCTCGATCTCGGATCCGCGCAAGCCCGGCTCGCAGGGGCTCACGAGCCTGCGCGAACGCGCCTCGCTGCTCCATGGCACGGCGATCGTCGAGAGCACGCCGGGGCGCGGAACGCTGATCGAGTTGCGCCTGCCGGTGCGCGACGCCGAGGAAAGGCGATGA
- a CDS encoding ribonucleoside triphosphate reductase, which produces MREVVKRDGSRVPYDLAKVLSAIRRAGAATGEFDEQAAATLTALVGTAIEAGGHDAPAVEKIQDLVERALINAGHIATARAYIVYREQHRKLRDDARALVDVERSVNEYLTQQDWRVNANANQGYSLGGLILNVSGKVIANYWLSHVYPPEVGAAHRDADFHIHDLDMLSGYCAGWSLRTFLAEGLNGVPGKVEAGPPKHLSSAVGQIVNFLGTLQNEWAGAQAFSSFDTYMAPFVRKDGFDYAQVRQCIQELVYNLNVPSRWGTQTPFTNLTFDWKCPEDLREQIPVVAGEEMPYTYGDLQPEMDMINRAYIDVMTAGDAKGRVFTFPIPTYNITKDFDWDHPNCEALFAMTAKYGLPYFQNFVNSDLQPHMIRSMCCRLQLDLRELLKRGNGLFGSAEQTGSLGVVTINCARLGYRYPGDKAALYAELDRLLGLARTSLEIKRKVIGRLMDDGLFPYTKRYLGTLRNHFSTIGVNGVNEMVRNFTGGARDITSEAGHALALELLRHVRARIVDMQEETGHLYNLEATPAEGTTYRFAKEDRRRFPGILQAGTDANPYYTNSTQLPVGFTDDPFEALERQDDLQRLYTGGTVLHLYMDGAVSGAEACKQLVRRSLARFRLPYVTVTPTFSICPKHGYLSGRHDFCPRCDEEILTKKRRARAADFQLEQGD; this is translated from the coding sequence ATGAGGGAGGTGGTGAAGCGCGACGGATCGCGGGTGCCGTATGACCTGGCAAAGGTGCTCTCGGCGATCCGTCGCGCGGGCGCGGCCACCGGAGAATTCGACGAGCAGGCCGCGGCGACGCTGACGGCGCTCGTTGGAACGGCCATCGAAGCCGGGGGTCACGACGCGCCCGCTGTCGAGAAGATCCAGGACCTCGTCGAGCGCGCGCTCATCAATGCGGGCCACATCGCCACGGCGCGTGCCTACATCGTCTATCGCGAGCAGCACCGCAAGCTTCGCGACGACGCGCGCGCGCTGGTCGACGTCGAGCGCTCGGTGAACGAATACCTCACGCAGCAGGACTGGCGCGTGAATGCCAACGCGAACCAGGGCTATTCGCTCGGCGGCCTCATCCTCAACGTGTCGGGCAAGGTCATCGCGAACTACTGGCTGTCGCACGTGTATCCGCCCGAGGTGGGCGCGGCGCATCGCGACGCCGATTTCCACATCCACGACCTCGACATGCTCTCGGGCTATTGCGCGGGCTGGTCGTTGCGCACGTTCCTCGCCGAAGGGCTCAACGGCGTGCCGGGCAAGGTGGAGGCCGGGCCGCCGAAGCATCTGTCCTCCGCGGTGGGCCAGATCGTGAACTTCCTCGGCACGCTGCAAAACGAGTGGGCCGGCGCGCAGGCCTTCAGCTCGTTCGATACCTACATGGCGCCGTTCGTGCGCAAGGACGGGTTCGACTATGCCCAGGTCCGCCAATGCATCCAGGAGCTGGTCTACAACCTCAATGTCCCCTCGCGCTGGGGCACGCAGACGCCGTTCACCAACCTCACGTTCGACTGGAAGTGCCCCGAGGACCTGCGCGAGCAGATCCCCGTCGTCGCGGGCGAGGAGATGCCGTACACGTACGGCGACCTGCAGCCCGAGATGGACATGATCAACCGCGCCTACATCGACGTGATGACCGCCGGCGATGCAAAGGGGCGCGTGTTCACGTTTCCCATTCCCACCTACAACATCACGAAGGACTTCGACTGGGACCACCCCAACTGCGAGGCGCTCTTCGCGATGACGGCGAAGTACGGCCTGCCGTATTTCCAGAACTTCGTGAACTCCGACCTGCAGCCGCACATGATCCGCTCGATGTGCTGCCGCCTGCAGCTCGACCTGCGCGAGCTCCTGAAGCGCGGCAACGGCCTGTTCGGCTCGGCCGAGCAGACCGGCTCGCTCGGGGTCGTGACGATCAACTGCGCCCGCCTGGGCTACCGCTATCCCGGCGACAAGGCCGCGCTCTACGCCGAGCTCGACCGCCTGCTCGGCCTCGCGCGCACGAGCCTCGAGATCAAGCGCAAGGTGATCGGGCGCCTGATGGACGACGGGCTCTTTCCGTACACGAAGCGCTACCTCGGGACGCTCCGCAACCACTTCTCCACGATCGGCGTGAATGGCGTCAACGAGATGGTGCGCAACTTCACCGGCGGCGCGCGCGACATCACCAGCGAGGCCGGGCACGCGCTGGCCCTCGAGCTGCTGCGCCACGTGCGCGCGCGCATCGTCGACATGCAGGAGGAAACCGGGCACCTCTACAACCTCGAGGCCACGCCCGCGGAAGGCACGACCTATCGCTTCGCGAAAGAGGATCGCCGCCGCTTCCCCGGCATCCTGCAGGCGGGCACCGACGCCAATCCCTACTACACGAACTCGACGCAACTGCCCGTGGGGTTCACCGACGATCCGTTCGAGGCGCTCGAACGGCAGGACGACCTGCAGCGCCTCTATACCGGCGGCACGGTCCTGCACCTTTATATGGATGGTGCCGTGTCGGGCGCGGAAGCCTGCAAGCAACTGGTGCGCCGCTCGCTCGCGCGTTTCCGCCTGCCGTACGTCACGGTGACGCCAACCTTCTCGATCTGCCCGAAGCACGGCTACCTCTCGGGCCGCCACGATTTCTGCCCGCGCTGCGACGAGGAGATCCTCACGAAGAAGCGCCGCGCGCGCGCCGCTGATTTCCAACTCGAACAAGGAGACTGA
- a CDS encoding response regulator — protein sequence MIRIVIADDHAIVRDGLKQLLSAADGIEVAGEAKDGHEAIACVRDLTFDLLLLDMSMPGKSGIELIRQVHAEKPKLRILVLSMHEEHQYAVRAIRAGASGYITKESAARQLVEAIRKVAGGGAFISAEVAEQLALGAMPGAKGQPHEALSDREFQVFRMIAEGHGVSDIAANLKLSVKTVSTHKANILHKMGMTHANELIRYALDHGLV from the coding sequence ATGATCCGCATCGTCATCGCCGACGACCACGCGATCGTCCGCGATGGCCTGAAGCAGCTGCTCTCCGCCGCCGACGGCATTGAAGTCGCCGGCGAAGCCAAGGACGGCCATGAGGCGATCGCCTGCGTGCGCGACCTCACCTTCGACCTTCTGCTGCTCGACATGTCGATGCCGGGCAAGAGCGGCATCGAGCTCATCCGCCAGGTGCACGCGGAAAAACCGAAGCTGCGCATCCTCGTGCTGAGCATGCACGAGGAGCACCAGTACGCCGTGCGTGCGATTCGCGCGGGGGCCTCGGGCTACATCACCAAGGAGAGCGCCGCGCGCCAGCTTGTCGAGGCGATCCGCAAGGTCGCCGGTGGCGGTGCGTTCATCAGCGCGGAGGTCGCCGAGCAACTGGCACTGGGCGCGATGCCCGGCGCCAAGGGGCAACCGCACGAAGCGCTCTCCGACCGCGAGTTCCAGGTCTTCCGCATGATCGCCGAGGGCCACGGCGTCTCCGACATCGCCGCGAACCTCAAGCTCTCGGTGAAGACGGTGAGCACGCACAAGGCCAACATCCTGCACAAGATGGGCATGACGCACGCCAACGAGCTCATCCGCTACGCGCTCGACCACGGCCTCGTCTAG
- the hemN gene encoding oxygen-independent coproporphyrinogen III oxidase has protein sequence MSAAPSISTVPDAFQEGAVVVDPDLIRKHGGNGPRYTSYPTADRFVEAFDDVAYRHWLANRNVGGFSRPLGLYVHVPFCDTLCFYCACNKIITKDRARAAKYVDYLEREIRLVAGVTGKARISSMHWGGGTPTFLGRELTERLVGTLRDAFDFDPAGEWAIEVDPRRVEATGIAHLGQVGFNRISMGVQDFDPQVQQAVHRIQSVAQTREAIDAARRNGFTSVNLDLIYGLPKQTVAGFMRTLDRVIECDPDRVALYSYAHLPAMFMPQRRILEADLPSPEVKLELLTTAIRRLGEAGYRYIGMDHFAKPNDPLAVAQRQGRLTRDFQGYSCGGDSDVVGLGVSAIGKVGPAYAQNVKGLEEYYSALDAGRFPTLRGIQLSPDDLVRRAAIQALACHFSLAKESLEIAYLIEFDTYFAREMESLRELEADGLVELEDGWIHVTPAGRLLVRVVCAVFDRYLRETQQRTRYSRVV, from the coding sequence ATGTCCGCTGCCCCGAGCATTTCCACTGTTCCGGATGCCTTCCAGGAAGGCGCCGTCGTTGTCGATCCGGACCTGATCCGCAAGCATGGCGGCAACGGGCCGCGCTACACGTCCTATCCCACTGCCGATCGCTTCGTCGAGGCCTTCGACGACGTCGCGTACCGCCACTGGCTCGCGAACCGGAACGTCGGGGGCTTCTCGCGGCCCCTCGGATTATACGTACACGTCCCCTTCTGCGACACGCTGTGCTTCTACTGCGCGTGCAACAAGATCATCACGAAGGACCGCGCGCGCGCCGCGAAGTACGTCGACTACCTCGAACGCGAGATCCGGCTCGTCGCCGGCGTCACCGGCAAGGCGCGCATCTCGAGCATGCACTGGGGCGGGGGCACGCCCACCTTCCTGGGCCGGGAGCTCACCGAGCGGCTCGTGGGAACGCTGCGCGACGCATTCGATTTCGATCCCGCCGGCGAGTGGGCGATCGAGGTGGACCCGCGCCGGGTCGAGGCGACCGGCATCGCCCACCTGGGCCAGGTGGGATTCAACCGCATCAGCATGGGCGTGCAGGACTTCGATCCGCAGGTCCAGCAGGCCGTGCATCGCATCCAGAGTGTCGCGCAGACGCGCGAGGCGATCGACGCCGCGCGCCGCAACGGCTTCACCTCGGTGAACCTCGACCTCATCTACGGCCTGCCCAAGCAGACGGTGGCGGGCTTCATGCGCACGCTCGATCGCGTGATCGAATGCGATCCGGATCGCGTCGCGCTCTATTCCTATGCACACCTGCCGGCGATGTTCATGCCGCAGCGGCGCATCCTCGAGGCCGACCTGCCGTCGCCCGAGGTGAAGCTCGAGCTCCTCACGACGGCGATCCGCCGCCTGGGCGAGGCCGGCTACCGCTACATCGGCATGGACCATTTCGCCAAACCCAACGACCCGCTCGCCGTGGCGCAACGCCAGGGACGGCTCACGCGCGACTTCCAGGGCTACTCGTGTGGCGGCGACAGCGATGTCGTGGGCCTGGGCGTCTCGGCGATCGGCAAGGTCGGGCCTGCCTATGCGCAGAACGTGAAGGGCCTCGAGGAGTACTACAGCGCGCTCGACGCGGGACGTTTCCCGACGCTGCGCGGCATCCAGCTCTCGCCCGACGACCTCGTGCGCCGCGCCGCCATCCAGGCGCTCGCCTGCCACTTCTCGCTCGCCAAGGAATCGCTGGAGATCGCGTACCTGATCGAGTTCGACACCTACTTCGCCCGCGAGATGGAATCGCTGCGCGAGCTCGAGGCCGACGGGCTCGTCGAGCTCGAGGACGGGTGGATCCACGTCACTCCCGCCGGGCGGCTGCTGGTGCGCGTCGTGTGCGCGGTCTTCGACCGCTACCTGCGCGAGACGCAGCAGCGCACCCGCTACTCGCGCGTCGTGTGA
- a CDS encoding response regulator: MNSATRTSVYIVDDSPAIRSRLTEMLSRMDQVTVVGEAGSARDAVEAILRLRPHSVLLDLNLLGVSGMEVLRAVHERAPEVEFIVLTNHSEPQYRRACTAAGARYFLDKTSEFDRVPDVIAKIAALRH; this comes from the coding sequence ATGAACTCCGCCACCCGCACCTCGGTCTACATCGTCGACGATTCGCCCGCGATCCGCTCCCGGCTCACCGAGATGCTCTCGCGGATGGATCAAGTGACCGTGGTCGGGGAGGCCGGCAGCGCGCGCGACGCCGTCGAGGCCATCCTCCGGCTGCGCCCCCATTCGGTCCTGCTCGACCTCAACCTCCTGGGCGTTTCCGGCATGGAAGTGTTGCGCGCCGTCCACGAGCGCGCCCCCGAGGTCGAGTTCATCGTCCTCACCAACCATTCAGAGCCGCAATACCGGCGCGCATGTACCGCGGCCGGCGCCCGCTATTTCCTCGACAAGACCAGCGAATTCGACCGAGTACCTGACGTCATCGCGAAGATCGCGGCGTTGCGCCACTGA
- a CDS encoding sulfite exporter TauE/SafE family protein, whose amino-acid sequence MSSFALGALALGFLGSAHCAAMCGGFARAGQGSALALHAGRIGSYMLAGAAVGAVGAAPAAWITHPSLQLAAFGLACLVLFVTGVRIAGIAPVPSRVRATPAFETLAASIARRVGPPGTASRRFALGVLWGWAPCALVYAALPLALVSGSAASGAISMAAFGLGTVPALLGAGWVLARLGERSRKWAGVLLMLLAVTALFGHAASHPLFCVTPTP is encoded by the coding sequence GTGAGCTCCTTCGCCCTGGGCGCGTTGGCGCTCGGCTTCCTCGGCTCGGCGCACTGCGCCGCGATGTGCGGCGGGTTCGCGCGCGCGGGGCAGGGCTCGGCGCTCGCACTCCACGCCGGGCGCATCGGGTCGTACATGCTCGCGGGTGCGGCCGTCGGTGCGGTCGGCGCGGCGCCGGCCGCATGGATCACGCATCCTTCGTTGCAACTCGCGGCCTTCGGGCTCGCTTGCCTCGTGCTCTTCGTGACGGGCGTTCGCATCGCCGGCATCGCACCCGTTCCATCACGCGTTCGGGCGACTCCTGCGTTCGAGACGCTTGCCGCTTCCATCGCGCGCCGCGTCGGTCCTCCGGGCACCGCGTCGCGCCGTTTCGCGCTCGGCGTGCTGTGGGGCTGGGCGCCCTGCGCGCTCGTCTACGCCGCCTTGCCGCTGGCGCTGGTGAGCGGCTCGGCCGCGTCGGGCGCGATTTCAATGGCGGCCTTCGGCCTGGGCACCGTGCCCGCACTCCTCGGCGCCGGCTGGGTGCTCGCGCGACTGGGTGAGCGCTCGCGCAAGTGGGCCGGCGTGCTCCTCATGCTGCTTGCCGTCACCGCCCTCTTCGGCCACGCCGCCTCCCATCCTCTCTTCTGCGTCACTCCCACGCCATGA
- a CDS encoding NAD(P)H-dependent flavin oxidoreductase, which produces MNAGASLPDWSLRGRRLRPVVQGGMGVGVSAHRLAGHVARHGAMGTISSVDLRQHHPDLLAQSDGVRDKATLDRLNLVALDREVRDALVLAGGSGAVAVNVMKAVNDHAAQVRQACESGAHAIVMGAGLPLDLPELAAGFPDVALVPILSEARGVSIVLRKWMRKGRVPDAMVIEHPAFAGGHLGATRLAEVHDPRFDPERVIEDVFATFRALDLERERIPLIVAGGIHSHEQVRAALALGASAVQVGTAFAVTEEGDAHPEFKRVLAEAKREDLVTFMSVAGLPARAVLTPWLRRYLGRETALQANAKADPRRCVPGLQCLTACGLRDGIAAAGQFCIATRLGHALHGDVKKGLFFRGSEPLPFGSAIRPVADLLRYLLTGIAAV; this is translated from the coding sequence ATGAACGCCGGGGCTTCGCTTCCCGACTGGTCGTTGCGCGGCCGGCGCCTGCGCCCGGTGGTGCAGGGCGGCATGGGTGTGGGCGTTTCGGCGCACCGCCTCGCGGGTCACGTCGCGCGGCATGGCGCGATGGGCACGATCTCGAGCGTGGATCTTCGCCAGCACCACCCCGACCTTCTCGCACAGAGTGACGGCGTGCGCGACAAGGCGACCCTCGATCGCCTGAACCTCGTCGCGCTCGATCGCGAAGTGCGCGACGCGCTGGTCCTGGCCGGTGGCAGCGGCGCCGTCGCGGTGAACGTGATGAAGGCCGTGAACGACCACGCCGCGCAGGTGCGGCAGGCCTGTGAATCGGGTGCGCACGCGATCGTGATGGGCGCGGGCCTGCCGCTCGATCTTCCCGAGCTCGCCGCGGGCTTTCCCGACGTGGCGCTCGTGCCGATCCTCTCGGAAGCGCGCGGCGTGTCGATCGTGCTTCGCAAATGGATGCGCAAGGGGCGCGTGCCCGATGCGATGGTGATCGAGCATCCGGCGTTCGCCGGCGGGCACCTCGGCGCGACGCGGCTTGCAGAGGTGCACGATCCGCGCTTCGATCCGGAGCGCGTGATCGAGGATGTGTTCGCCACCTTCCGCGCGCTCGACCTCGAACGCGAGCGCATTCCGCTCATCGTGGCCGGCGGCATCCACTCGCACGAGCAGGTTCGCGCGGCGCTGGCCCTCGGCGCTTCCGCGGTGCAGGTGGGCACCGCGTTCGCGGTGACCGAGGAGGGCGACGCGCATCCGGAGTTCAAGCGAGTGCTCGCCGAGGCGAAGCGCGAGGACCTGGTCACCTTCATGAGCGTCGCGGGGTTGCCCGCGCGCGCGGTGCTGACACCGTGGCTGCGCCGCTATCTCGGGCGCGAGACGGCGCTGCAGGCGAACGCGAAGGCCGATCCGCGCCGCTGCGTGCCGGGGCTGCAATGCCTTACGGCCTGCGGCTTGCGCGACGGCATCGCCGCGGCCGGGCAGTTCTGCATCGCGACCCGCCTGGGCCACGCGCTGCACGGCGACGTGAAGAAAGGCCTTTTCTTCCGGGGATCCGAGCCGTTGCCCTTCGGCAGCGCGATCCGGCCCGTCGCCGACCTGCTGCGCTACCTGCTGACCGGGATCGCGGCGGTTTAA
- a CDS encoding radical SAM/SPASM domain-containing protein: MKVFSITNRIDAVTRIPDRYLGATLPAPRAVKIELTSQCNYRCGFCAHRLRMKDRGGMDQAFFERVVGEMVDAGVEELGLFYIGESFMCDWLPEAIAFAKQRGIRYAFLTTNGSLATPARVRECMAAGLDSLKFSMNNADEEQFAQIAAVKAKLFRDSIANLKAAHRVREEGAYQCGLYASSIQYDGEQQEKMLALVDEIRPYVDEHYWLPLYSMGSLTTQREEELGYRPIAGNQGRIGALREPLPCWSAFTEGHVTHDGKLSACCFDAGDKWVMADLNAVPFMEGWNSAPFRELRAAHLRKDVRGTICESCVAYQ; this comes from the coding sequence ATGAAGGTCTTCAGCATCACCAATCGCATCGATGCGGTCACCCGCATTCCCGATCGCTACCTCGGCGCGACGCTGCCCGCGCCACGCGCGGTGAAGATCGAGCTCACCTCGCAGTGCAACTACCGCTGCGGCTTCTGCGCGCACCGGCTGCGCATGAAGGACCGCGGCGGCATGGACCAGGCCTTCTTCGAGCGCGTGGTGGGCGAAATGGTCGACGCCGGCGTCGAGGAGCTGGGACTCTTCTATATCGGCGAGTCCTTCATGTGCGACTGGCTTCCCGAAGCCATCGCCTTCGCCAAGCAGCGCGGCATCCGCTACGCGTTCCTCACCACCAACGGTTCGCTCGCGACACCCGCGCGCGTGCGCGAGTGCATGGCCGCGGGCCTCGACTCGCTCAAGTTCTCGATGAATAACGCGGACGAGGAGCAGTTCGCGCAGATCGCCGCCGTGAAGGCGAAGCTCTTCCGCGATTCCATCGCCAACCTCAAGGCGGCCCATCGCGTGCGCGAGGAAGGCGCCTACCAGTGCGGGCTCTATGCCTCGTCGATCCAGTACGACGGCGAGCAGCAGGAGAAGATGCTCGCCCTCGTCGACGAGATCCGCCCCTACGTCGACGAGCACTACTGGCTGCCGCTCTACTCGATGGGCTCGCTCACCACGCAACGCGAGGAGGAGCTTGGCTACCGTCCCATCGCGGGCAACCAGGGGCGCATCGGCGCGCTGCGCGAACCCCTGCCCTGCTGGTCCGCGTTCACCGAGGGCCACGTCACGCACGACGGCAAGCTCTCGGCGTGCTGCTTCGACGCGGGCGACAAGTGGGTGATGGCGGACCTGAACGCGGTCCCGTTCATGGAGGGCTGGAACAGCGCGCCCTTCCGCGAGTTGCGCGCGGCGCACCTGAGGAAGGACGTCCGCGGGACGATCTGCGAGTCCTGCGTCGCCTACCAATAA